Proteins encoded by one window of Gouania willdenowi chromosome 4, fGouWil2.1, whole genome shotgun sequence:
- the LOC114462067 gene encoding DNA repair and recombination protein RAD54-like isoform X2, which produces MRRSQAPSQRAKRSQDEVDQDWTLRKEKRRKSENELQESHISQFRKPLTPTNNRPACSDGDKHEAFIRAILSKPFKIPIPNYSVIMRKLYI; this is translated from the exons ATG AGGAGGAGCCAAGCACCGAGTCAGCGGGCCAAACGCAGCCAGGATGAGGTGGACCAGGACTGGACACTCAGAAAA gagaaaagaagaaaaagtgagAATGAGCTGCAAGAAAGCCACATTTCTCAGTTCAGAAAGCCTCTGACTCCCACTAACAACCGACCGGCCTGTAGTGATGGAGATAAACAC GAGGCATTTATCCGAGCTATCCTCTCCAAGCCTTTCAAAATCCCCATTCCAAACTACTCAG